The genome window AAGATAACAATAATCCCAAGAAAACACTATCTGGAAATAAACCTCACAAATTATCTCTTCATCCTGCCATTTTTGAAAGAAATTTGGGCGGGAAGACTAAAACTCGGCGGGTTATTCTTGTTTCCTAACAAACTCGTCCTCAACTTTGTAAAAACCGTAGAATACCTCGAGCCAAGGGACTGGATGAGTGTGGACATAAACTTGACAAACGTTACTGTTCTTGCCGGATTGACAGTTTACAGATTCGACACTCGTGAATTATACCACATTCATCGAGTTTACGAGGAGAAGAGGCAGAAGATTCAGAAAATTTCAGCATGGAACAAAAGGTTGAGCGAAGAACTGCTGAAAAAGTACTCAAGCCGGGAAAGGAACAGGGCAAAAGACTTCTTGCACAAGTTGGCGAATAAAATCGTTGAAATTGCTAGGGAGAAACAGGTGGGTATAATCCTTGAGGACTTGAATGGCATAAAGGAGAGGGTTTTGAAGGGTTCAAAGAGTTCGAACAGGAAGCTTTCCAAGTGGAATGCTCGTGAGCTGCAAAGGCTAATCGAGTACAAAGCCAAATGGCTTGGTGTTCCTGTTGTTTACGTTAATCCGAAAAATTCTTCAAAAACGTGCCCCGTATGCGGGGGTTGGTTAATACCCCAAGAGGGGCGGTTAATGAAGTGTTCTTGTGGTTTTGTTGAGGATAGGGATTTTATTGCTGTGTTGAACCTTCGGATGTGGGGCTCAGGGGTTACCCCGAAAGGGTTAGAGGTTTCGAGGGCTTCAACGCCCAATGAAGGGCCAATGAAGACCAACCCCTACGGGATAATGGCAATAGAAAAACAAAGAATTGGGATAAAATTCTATGAAATTACACTAACTTCCCCGTAGGGGGAACCCCTCTTTGTCTCAAAGTGAAAATAATCTATCTCAGAGCTATAACATACGAGACAAAGAGAGACTAACTTTATAAATCAGGCTACCCTCAAATAAAGAATGATAGTATAGACACCTCCGAGGGGTTGAAACAATGAATTCACTAAAAACCGTAATATCTAAACACGGTCTCTTCAGGGATACGTTTATCATGATGGTTGCAGTAACACTTT of Thermococcus sp. M39 contains these proteins:
- a CDS encoding transposase; protein product: MRKSSGGSSSTMKRAKNETVVRAYSIPLQADETILEFIEEYHRMAKVVLQEILNAGKFTKVERKELRDNLLKDWSYAAHYVDSAINQMLGLVKSYRRKLKKGKKVRKPRLRKKFVYVKSTLFTLKGSTLKITIIPRKHYLEINLTNYLFILPFLKEIWAGRLKLGGLFLFPNKLVLNFVKTVEYLEPRDWMSVDINLTNVTVLAGLTVYRFDTRELYHIHRVYEEKRQKIQKISAWNKRLSEELLKKYSSRERNRAKDFLHKLANKIVEIAREKQVGIILEDLNGIKERVLKGSKSSNRKLSKWNARELQRLIEYKAKWLGVPVVYVNPKNSSKTCPVCGGWLIPQEGRLMKCSCGFVEDRDFIAVLNLRMWGSGVTPKGLEVSRASTPNEGPMKTNPYGIMAIEKQRIGIKFYEITLTSP